The sequence GCCCTGGCCGGACCGCGGTCGGGCAGGAGCACGTCCATCGCCGGGCACCGGCCCGGCTCCACCATCATCAATTCGTCACGGAGGTATTTCCCATGCCGGACACCGATCCGACCACCGACGAGCAGAAACCGAGATCGACAGCGTGGCAGACGGCCCTCACCCTGCTGCAGGAGGCGGAACCACCCTTCATCCCGGCGGGAGCGCACGCGATGACCGTGGTCATCGCGTTCCCGCCCGGTGATCCCGGTACGCCGCCGCACCGCCACTCCGGCCCGGCGTTCGGCTACGTGCTGGAAGGCGAGATGCTGTTCGAACTGGAGGGCGAGCCCGAACGGGTCATCCGGGCAGGGGAGGCGTTCTGGGAGCCGGGTGGCGACGTCATCCACTATCAGGACGGCAACAACCGCGACGACGTCCCGCTCCGTTTCACCGTCACGATGCTGTGCGAACCCGGCAAGCCGATGCTTACCCTGGTCGACGACGGAGAGCTCGCCCAGCGCGAGGCCCTCCGCGCCCCGAGGCCGTCCTGATCCCGGAGGAACTCCCTGGCGTGGCGCTGCCGCACACGGCCGGCGGAGAACGCGAGCGCCGGCGGACCGCGAGCCCGTGTGAGACTGCGAGCGCCGCACGGTCATCTCGCAAGGCCGGTGCGTCCGGCTCACCGGGGACGCGGGACTACGGGCCCGGCGATCCGGACGTCAGGCGGTGAGCCAGTCCCGGTAGTGCGTCGGAGCGATGCGGGCGCCGTCCTTGGCGATGATGGCGTCATCGGGTACGGCCGCGAACATTCCGGCGCTGTCGTCGGTGGTGACGCTGCGCCTGTCGCCGCGGACCGCGAGCGTGATCCTGCCGAGTTCGTCCAGCGGGAAGACATCGGGACCGGCGATGTCGCGGGTGCCCTGGAGCGGACTGCCGGCAGCGACCTCGGCCACGGCCTGGGCGACGTCGGCCGAGGCGATGGGCTGCAGCGGGGTGGCAGGCAGGCGAACGGTCTCCTCGTCGGCGGACCAGGACAGGACCGCGTCCATGAATTCGAAGAACTGGGTGGCGCGCACGATCGAATACGGGATGGGGCCTGCCTTGAGGATGTCCTCCTGCAGGACCTTGGCACGGTAGTAGTCGAGGTCGGGCACCTGGTCCGCGCCGACGATGGACAGGATGACGGCGTGGCCGACACCTTCACGCCGGGCGGCCTCCAGGAGGTTGTCCATGGTCGTCTGGAAGAAGGCGAGCGAGGCCTCGTCGAAGGTGGGCGAGTTCGTCAGGTTGACGACGGCGTCGGCACCCACCAGCGCCTGCGGCAGCCCCTGGCCGCTGAGGAGGTCCACGCCGGTGGACTGCGAGTGGGGCACCGCCTCGTGCCCGGCCGCCTTGAGGATCTTGACGACCTGCGACCCGACGAGCCCGGTCCCACCCATCACGATGATCTTCATATCTGTCACGCCTTCCCTGCGAAGTCAGCTCTTCGGTCCGCTTGTCTGATCGCTGCACCATGGCCGAAACTTGGGCATTTCCTATCCGAGAACTTCTTCTCGGATAGGAAATGACCGGGCAAGGGGGGTGTGGTCAGGTGAGGCGATGAAGATGTCAGGCGGGGTCGCCTGGGCATTGCACTGCTGTGTCGCCCTCACCACCAGCAGCAGGCCCGTCCCGGCGGCCAAACTCGCGGAGCTGCACGACGTCCCCGGCAGCTACCCCGCCAAGCGACTCCAGTCTCTTTCCCGCGCCGGGCCCATCCACTCCGGCCAGGGGAAATCCGGTCCGTCCAGAGGAAATCCGGCGGCTACGCGCTGACGCGCACCCCCGAGACGATCACCGTGCTCGACGTGGTCCAGGCCGTCGACGGGCCGGGCTCCGCCGCCATGTGCACCGAGATCCGCCGGCGTGGCCCGCTCGCGGCCCCCGCCGCATCGTGCACCACGCCGTACGCGATCGCCCGGATCTGCACCCGCTCGCCATGCCGAACAGTCCGGCTCGCGACGCACCGGCCGGGAACGGGGTCCGGCCGGCGCGTCGCGAGCTACAAGGCAGCGGCCTTATCCAAGGTGCCGTGCGAAGAACCGCAGCGCGTTGCCGGTCTCGAACGCGGGGATTCCCCCGTGGTCGCCGGGGTTGGCGTGCAGCGTCTTGTCGGTCGAGCCCAGGGCGTCGAACAGCGCCAAAGCCTGGTCCCTGGGCACCCGCGTATCGTCCCATTGGAGCAGGAACTGCACCGGCACGGTGACCCGGGCGGCGGCTGCGGCCAGCCCGTGCACGCCGAGCAGACCCAGCACCGCGGCGCGGATCCGGGAGTCGGCGGCGAGCAGCGGCATACCGAGCCCGCAGCCCATCGACACCCCCCAATAGCCGACCGGACCGGCGCCCACGTGGTCGAGCTCCTGGACCGCGGTCAGAACGGCCTGCCAGTCGGCGACGGCCTGCCCGGCCAGCAGGTCGTGCATGGCCGCGACCAGCCCGGCCGGATCCTCTCCGGCGGCCATGCGGGCCCGCATATCGCCCGCGAACTGGATGAACTGTTTATCTTTCGGCCGGTCGCCGTGGTTGGGGGCATCGATCGCGGCGACGGCGAAACCCCCCTCGGCGACGAACCGGTGCGCGCCGGCCAGGACGCCGGGGGCCTTCTTGTGCTGGCCGCCGCCGTGTCCCATCAGGATCAGCGGGCGGGGGCCGGTGGCGCCCTGCGGTGCGAACAGCACACCGGTGATCTCGCCGAGAGTGAAGGACTGTTCGGTGACGCCGTCGGTCGACGTCTGAGAGGTCAAGCTGAAGCGCATAGCGTTTCAAAGCCTTTCGGGGGTGCCTTGTGCGGGCGCTCCCTAGACCATGCACGGGAGGGAGCCCCGACCTGTCATCACAGCGTTGATCGGTCTCACCTCCTCCAGTCGTAGTGCTGCACGGCGACGCCGAAGCTATCACACGGGCCCCGCCGGGCAGACGTTGCCTGACGCGGCACCAGAGCGACCACGTCTCACCAAGCTTGACAAGCTCCGCAGCGGCCTGCGCCTGTTGTGGCTCAGTCCGGTTACGCAAGTTCGATGATCCGTTTCGCCAGCGTCGCCCGGAGGCCGGACGGGAGGCTCTGGCCGCTGAGGGAGTCATCTGACCACAGGCCGTCAGCCGCGAGACAGGCGATCAAGTGCCGCATCGGAAGGACGGGCTGATGTCGCAGTGGGATGACGAGGACGCCGTCGCGTACGCGCACCAAAACAGGCGGCGGGCGGGTGACGCGACGACGTGACCCGCCCGCCGCCCCGATCGGGGAGGAAGCTCCGGCCTGCGTATCCGCTGAAGATTTCGCCGATGCCACCGGGACCCCGACGAGGTCTGCCGAGAGGCGGAACCCAGCTCGGCGCTTCCGGGAACGGGACCGTGTCGCCGACCGGCGGCCAAGGCACGTTCGGGAGGCGGAGGGCTCCTATGCCGGCGTGCCGGACGCCACGACCAGTGGGCAGGCGGCGTGGTGCAGCAGCGCGTGGCTCACCGAGCCCAGCAGGAGCCCGGCGAGGCCGCCACGGCCACGTGACCCCACGACCAGCAGGTCCGCGTGTTCCGAGGCGCTTCTCAGGAGCTCCACCGGGTGCCCGTGCTCCACCTGCTCGATGACCTTGACATCCGGATGACGCCCGGCCCAGCCCGCCAGCACCTCGGCCAGCAGGCGCCGCTCCCCTTCGGCCATCTCCTCGGCGGACGCCAGGGCGAACGGGCCGCCCCCGATGACGGGCCGGTTCCACGCGTGAACCGCCCGCAGGGCGGCGCCGCGCAGGGACGCCTCGGCGAAGGCGAATCCGACGGCGGTCCCACCGGCCGGAGAGCCGTCGACCCCGACGACCACCTCGCCGCGTGCCTGTGCGGGCACCGTCCGCACGACGGCGACCGGGCAGGAGGTGTGTCCGGCCACGCCCAGCGCGACCGATCCCAGCAGCATGCCGGAGAACCCGCCCAGCCCGTGACTGCCGACCACCAGGAGGTCGGCGTCCTTCGCCGCCTCGATCAGGACGAGCCGGGGGTCGCCCGGGAGCAGCTGCGACTCCACCCTGACACGAGCGTCCGCTTCACGGGCCCGCTCCACCGCCTCCGTCAGCATGGAGGCGGCCCCGTCGCGCATCCAGCGCCCCACGTCGGCGTACGGGGCGTCCTCGGACATCTCCAGCGGCCAGGCCGGCATGACGTGCACGACGCGCAGCCCGGCCCCGCGTAGCGCTGCCTCCTGTACGGCCCAGCTCACGGCCTCAAGCGCGGCCGGTGAACCGTCGACTCCCACAAGGATCATGACGTCTCCCCTTCCATGGCTCCGGCACATCCCATGGTTTCAGCACACCGTGAGACGGCACCGAGGCGACCCCGGCGAAAGCCCTCCCGGCGGACCTCCGGTCACCGCGTGACGGGTTTGGGGACCTCCCGCTCCCCC comes from Streptosporangium roseum DSM 43021 and encodes:
- a CDS encoding cupin domain-containing protein, encoding MPDTDPTTDEQKPRSTAWQTALTLLQEAEPPFIPAGAHAMTVVIAFPPGDPGTPPHRHSGPAFGYVLEGEMLFELEGEPERVIRAGEAFWEPGGDVIHYQDGNNRDDVPLRFTVTMLCEPGKPMLTLVDDGELAQREALRAPRPS
- a CDS encoding SDR family oxidoreductase — protein: MKIIVMGGTGLVGSQVVKILKAAGHEAVPHSQSTGVDLLSGQGLPQALVGADAVVNLTNSPTFDEASLAFFQTTMDNLLEAARREGVGHAVILSIVGADQVPDLDYYRAKVLQEDILKAGPIPYSIVRATQFFEFMDAVLSWSADEETVRLPATPLQPIASADVAQAVAEVAAGSPLQGTRDIAGPDVFPLDELGRITLAVRGDRRSVTTDDSAGMFAAVPDDAIIAKDGARIAPTHYRDWLTA
- a CDS encoding Rrf2 family transcriptional regulator yields the protein MSGGVAWALHCCVALTTSSRPVPAAKLAELHDVPGSYPAKRLQSLSRAGPIHSGQGKSGPSRGNPAATR
- a CDS encoding dienelactone hydrolase family protein — translated: MTSQTSTDGVTEQSFTLGEITGVLFAPQGATGPRPLILMGHGGGQHKKAPGVLAGAHRFVAEGGFAVAAIDAPNHGDRPKDKQFIQFAGDMRARMAAGEDPAGLVAAMHDLLAGQAVADWQAVLTAVQELDHVGAGPVGYWGVSMGCGLGMPLLAADSRIRAAVLGLLGVHGLAAAAARVTVPVQFLLQWDDTRVPRDQALALFDALGSTDKTLHANPGDHGGIPAFETGNALRFFARHLG
- a CDS encoding universal stress protein, yielding MILVGVDGSPAALEAVSWAVQEAALRGAGLRVVHVMPAWPLEMSEDAPYADVGRWMRDGAASMLTEAVERAREADARVRVESQLLPGDPRLVLIEAAKDADLLVVGSHGLGGFSGMLLGSVALGVAGHTSCPVAVVRTVPAQARGEVVVGVDGSPAGGTAVGFAFAEASLRGAALRAVHAWNRPVIGGGPFALASAEEMAEGERRLLAEVLAGWAGRHPDVKVIEQVEHGHPVELLRSASEHADLLVVGSRGRGGLAGLLLGSVSHALLHHAACPLVVASGTPA